CAAAGTTCGAAAAATCACATGTCAATGGAAATGGGGGAGGATGCCAATTTCAATGTAACAAAATAGTGGTTGAAattttaaacatgaaaaaaaaaaaatactgaatAGCTCCTCCCCATAAAACTTTCAGCTAATCTTGAGTAATATCTGAATCTTGTCCCCAACATCCCCAACCTTTCAAAGAAAAATATCATAGAAAGAAATAAGGGGGGGCAATGTACCAATTAGCAAGAATCCTGTGTCAATGGATGAATCAATGTTGTGCAACCCCTTGGAGTTGAAGCATCAAAATGTGTAAGTTTTACAATTCAATGCTTCAACATCCCATGACAGCACAATTATAGACAAAGTTGCCAGAACGTTTTCTAGCAAGTAGATCCCAGTGTGGAGGCCCTTCACTAGGCACCCATGAATTGAGTTCAATAAAACCTTCACCATGAGTCCTAGGTCCACCAATGACAATAAGCTTATCTCCACATGCCCTGAATGCAAGACCCCAGCCATTCATCGACACTGCTCGTTCCGGCAGTCTCCCGATGGTAAGCCAAACTTTTCCCTCCTTGTCATACTTCTTAACCTCCATGTCAGCGTAATCAGCAGCATACAGTTCATCATTTACAACAGCAACCAGAGGTGGTGCCTCAGCTGTTGCAGGCATCTCAGGACCCCTACTACTTCGTCCAGGGGACATGTTAGGAATCTCTGTCCATGTCCTAGTCTGCATATTGTACTCCTCTCCACATGTTAGAACCTTAGAATCACTTCCCCCAATCCCCCCTATAACATAAAACTTTCCATCCATAAATACCCCAGAACACATCTTCCTGGGTTTCTTCATATTTGGCAGTGTTTCCCATGTTTGAGTCTCGGAATTATATAATTCAGCAGAGTCAAGGATGTGTCCCTCTGAAACACACCCCCCAGCTAATATTGCAATCTCTCCAAGGCTTGCTGAGCCAAACAAGCATCTTGGAGCATTCATCCTCATTCCAGATGTCCATGAGTTTGTCAAGAGACTGTATCTGTAAATGACATGAGATCTTAGCTCCCTCCCAAACACAAGTAGCTCAGTACCTACAGCTAAAGATTCCTTATCTGACCACATGAAGCATTCATTAGAAGCCATCCTTGGCAAATGCATCCACCTCTGCCGGATTGGATCATAGGCCTCCCATTCGAGCAGGGCACAGGAAAAATAAATCCAGTGCTCCATAATACCATTTAGTCTCCTCCATTGATACAGTTCCCCACTTCGGATTATGTTCCGAAAGCTCCTATTCAGCGAGGCTAGAGAACCGTAGTCTGACCTTGAACAGCGGCTGAGACAGGCGATTGAGCTGTCACGGTTCATGCGTGGCAAGAGAGAACCGGAATCTGAAGAATCCCCACCATGGTGCTGCTGCTCAGATTGCTGCTCACTTGAATTCATTAGATTCTCATCATGCTGCAACCGATCTTCATCAGATAGCCTCACACCGAAATCTGATACATTCCCAGGCTTAGTCTGCTGCTGTTCATCGGATTGATGGTCACCAACATCCATCAAATCACCATCACCCTCCTGTTCTTGCTCACCCAATAGCTGGTCGGTCAAAGCTCCATCTTCTCCGACAACTCCTTCACAAACCCTCAATGGCTCAATGGACTCCTGATCCATCTGGGAAACAACGGAATCCCTGGCCTCAATAGATTGCCTTTGAAAGGAAATTCGAGCCATTTCAACTCTATTGTAAGAATCCAACTTCCTAGTACACTTCCTTGGCTGCTGGGGCTCATCCTCAACATCATCAATCTCCATAGGGCGCTTTCCATTCTTGATGTCCAACTCCAGCAAGCACTTCATGTAAGACCAGTCGTTCTCTGCCTGGCAAGTGCTGGAAAACAACCTCGGAACAACGCACGAACGACCGTCCAACATGTCTCCGCCACAGAGAAAGCTAGAGAAACGCCTCAAACTTTAATCCACCACAGCAAAATCAAGAGCCTGTTCAAACAGAATTGATGAAATCCAATTCAATTCACAAGTTCCCAATTTTTGCCCCCTTTTACTTCTTTGCACAAATTTAAACACCCATCACAGCAAGCAAGGCCAACTAATCAACACCGGTCACAAAAGTTTCTTCAGATCGAAATACGTTCAACCAATCACCTAGATAAATCCCCAAAaaccacttttttttatttccctttaTTTTTGTTATGGTATAACAAAGATGAAACCTCTGGTTAGaggaaaaaacaaaaatgcCCCTTGTGTGATAGATAGATCCCAAAGATGCAAAACGCCAGAAACAACACCAACTTCAATTGAACACACGAATGCAGAAATGAATTCAACATCCCAATGCAGCAACAAAAAATTTGAAACTTTTAACTCAACCCATCATTCATTACGCCTCACGATTCAACTAGAAAAACCAAAATTCAATCAAGATCTCCACATAACAGAAGAAAACCAAACCCAGCAAAGCAAGTCACTGTTGAGCCCATTCATAGAGAGCAATACTTGAAGAagagaacaaaataaaaaggtAAGCAGAGAGAAACAATGCTAGAAACTTACTGGGTTGGATAGAAACCAAAACCAACCAAAAAATAAGAACAGAAAAAAAGGTACTTGATGGCAATTTTCAAATTGAACAACAATCTTcaactctttctctctctatatatatacacacacataatATATCTATTGCATGTTACTCACAGAAAGaaccactttctctctctacaGTGTCCTTGGTTGTCTCTGGTTGGTCCCTTGAAAAAACTCTCTGCAAATCAGATGGAAGGTTTGGTTGTTCTGATTTTGGAGCAAAATCTGAAAGAGAGGACCCTCTCTACACCCCCTTATCTCCCTTAAATCATAGATTAATgcacaattaaaaaataattatcacttcttaattttatatcattattatttgtttgttatgaatttttatgattaaaataaaattactttgtTTTATGGATTGTCCGGTAGGCGGCGAGAGGAGACGGTGACCGTGAACAGTGGCACAGTGGGCCTCAAAATGTTCACCGTTAAGAGACCTGGAACTGGTTGTGCCGGTGGAGCCACGTGGTGAACGGATAGATAGATGGAACCCGTTACGTTTTCGATACGTTTCTGCGCCGTCTGATTTTGATTCTAAATTATCGGCTGGTCAATTTTCGTGAGAAGGAATCACATGCGACTCGATATGCTGTTGTGGCAGGTTTTGGTTGGTCAGTTATGTAAAGGCAGCCGTAAAATCTCTCTCCTCATTTGTGAGTCTTGACTGGTCAATCTTGATAGATTACACATAGTTATGGAgattaattatgtgttttatTGTTCCAATAGAATAAAAGAGTTACATTATCAATAAAAACTCATGAATGTTATTgttttcaatattaatataactaataaaaatcaataaatcaaCTATGTCAATGATGTTGTGTAAGATCAAAAAAAGTTTAACTGTACTTTTTAATCTTCTTAATTTTAtaagtatataattttaatttttatgataatttagttatatgtttgattttttaatattaaacaattCTATTCATTATTaagatattatataatttctaaaaaataattgtgtgatgtatttattattaataataatgatagtCACTTATTCAAGTATTAATAAAACAATTAGTGAcaagttttaatatattacataaaGTGTAAAAAATCCTAATATAgtacaaacaaataaaattctttttatatttgttgttatttttattttaatgaaaattatttatacCATGAAAAAATACTCTCAACACAacaaaatatgattaattataatGATATATTGAATGAAACAGTAAGCATAGATCATCTAAAGATTATTACACAGATTCAAagcaacaaacaaacaaaaagttgttaaatttgattattttattaatttaaaaagaagGAAAGAAGAGAAAGCTTTCTTTTACTGCTATGATAGTGTTTAAATTTGATGATGATTTAGACACTGTTGCTAAACACGGTTTGTTTAAATCATGCTTAAGTCAAAAAAGTAGATTCTGCTATCTCCCAAACTTCAATTTCTTCTTGTTCGTCTTTTTACTCATTGATGGGATTTAtatctttcttctttgtttttcattttctattctatttttaataataagatGGAACAATGTGTTGACACTCATGTTTttgttcaaaattattatttttagtttcaatTTTATAGATAGGGTAAAAATCatattatcttcttttttttacttatttatgtttttatgatttgatttattataaaaaataaaatgtttaacttatattttatacattttctaAGAGATTAAGGTGTATTCCATAGATTTTAATACAACTTTAAAATCAAATCTAACTTGCATTCATGAAAAATTACTCAGAGTATTTGTTTCACTGATTAAAATGGATTATGTTTAGATTGAgttaattttttctaaattgaaatttaaccttacatttaaaaaaaaatagatgggTTGAGTATAATTAAggctaaaaataaaagaaatggaCTTTAAAGTAtgtattaaacaaaaataagaattaaactatctcatatatataatcaatcaaatattttttaaatttagttaaattatttaataatactaacttttgtatcaaatatttattttatctttgacaTATACATCGTACAATACAATTAAATTTGTAGTACAAATATGCGCAAAAACATacttgtaaaataatttatgtaaacaGCCTTCTCTACATGTACTTTATTTATTACGGGtctctaaattttaaatatttacaaattttcattaattttctatttattttttaataaaaataaaattatattataatatttcaaaatattaaaattattttttatttttaaatatcaaatacggataaatttaatttttatgattaGAAGAGGTTCTATAAAAAATTTAGGACCTCTAAATATTTTAACACTGTAAGTATAAAAGATCAAAGTTGTAAGTATTAAAATATGCTAAATAAACATATAGAATATAGGAAGTGAGTGGGGTTAGGTAATCCAAGTTAATTCCTTAACAAAACAAAGTTTTTAAATAGaagattataatatttatttttctttcaaagacAGCATTAGACCTAATTCAAATTTGGTTAAAACCAGTGGAAGAGATGGATTCACTCCTACATActctatatattattttactctttttatatatataaagtatcaAAGTATAAgtaaaaaatttcaattaaattttacttaaaattataatatcaaaataGAGTAGATTTCACACAATCACCATTGTTTGTTTTAAGAATTTATCATATATGCTTAAGGTGGAAATAATATAGTGTAATAAAAGATATAAACATATAACATACATATGAGATTAAATTATGCATTCATACATCCAATAAACTAATTCAAACTCAATATAATGTAAATTCAAAATTAACTAAcctgttttggtttttaaatatATAGGAAGCAGTGGGTAGGTTTCTGAAAGAATTT
The sequence above is a segment of the Phaseolus vulgaris cultivar G19833 chromosome 2, P. vulgaris v2.0, whole genome shotgun sequence genome. Coding sequences within it:
- the LOC137810774 gene encoding F-box/kelch-repeat protein At1g26930-like; its protein translation is MLDGRSCVVPRLFSSTCQAENDWSYMKCLLELDIKNGKRPMEIDDVEDEPQQPRKCTRKLDSYNRVEMARISFQRQSIEARDSVVSQMDQESIEPLRVCEGVVGEDGALTDQLLGEQEQEGDGDLMDVGDHQSDEQQQTKPGNVSDFGVRLSDEDRLQHDENLMNSSEQQSEQQHHGGDSSDSGSLLPRMNRDSSIACLSRCSRSDYGSLASLNRSFRNIIRSGELYQWRRLNGIMEHWIYFSCALLEWEAYDPIRQRWMHLPRMASNECFMWSDKESLAVGTELLVFGRELRSHVIYRYSLLTNSWTSGMRMNAPRCLFGSASLGEIAILAGGCVSEGHILDSAELYNSETQTWETLPNMKKPRKMCSGVFMDGKFYVIGGIGGSDSKVLTCGEEYNMQTRTWTEIPNMSPGRSSRGPEMPATAEAPPLVAVVNDELYAADYADMEVKKYDKEGKVWLTIGRLPERAVSMNGWGLAFRACGDKLIVIGGPRTHGEGFIELNSWVPSEGPPHWDLLARKRSGNFVYNCAVMGC